The genomic interval AGTTCCCACAAGTGCTAACTCCTGCCTCTACCCACAGCAAATGCTCAACAGACATTTATCATGGACACAGCCCAAGAGAGGGGCTAAGTGCTCTGACAGCCCTGGAGTCAGTCCTGTCTCCACCAGTCACCAACTTGTGAGCTGGTGACTTTGACAAggttttccctctctgagccttactcAGAGCTCACGGTGGTattatgaggattgaatgagaaaaatatatgtaaagtacttaggACAATGCCTGTTACGCAATTCATATAACacttattattaatatttgttaaatagaaaAGATTACGAAGGATCAACATTTCCCAGAGGCTTAAcagcctccccgcccctgccctccttccGATCCCCAGCTCCTAAGTCTGAGGCTTGGCCTGGACTTCTTAGCACCCCCACACTACCAGTTTTCCTAAGGTCCTCAGAGACCTCAGGGTGGCCAGATCCAGGGTGTCCTTCAGTTCTCTTGATTGTCCAGCAGAATTCAAGAGGACGGcctaccctctcctccctgtTCTTGTCCCAGGGCTTCCCAACCACACGGTATCCTAGTTTTCCACCTACCCCTCCAGCCACTCCTGACTCTGTCGCTGGCCCATCCTTCTTGATCTAATCATTATGTTTGGGGCTCCTCAGGGCTCCATCCTAGATCCCTTCTCTTCTTGCTAAGCTCCCCTTGGTGACCTCATGCACACTCATGGCTTCTATCACTCTCTCATAAGTGGGAACACTGGGTTATTCCTGATTCCTCTTTCCTCATCTAACCTACGACTGAGGCTTGTCAACACAGCTAAGATAGTAAGAGTGCagactctgggggcacctggctggctcagtcagtagagcatgtgacccttgatctcagggatatgagtgagtccaagccccacgctgggcatggtgtctacttaaaaaaaaaaaaaaaaaaagtgcagactCTGGAACCAGATGCCTGGGTTCAAACTCTGGCTCCtagggcaggttacttaaccttttCAGCCCTTGGTTTCCATCTGTAAACTCGGGATAATAATACTACCTATCTCATAAGCTATTTATGCGATTAATGaggttaatatttataaaatgcttagaatggTGCCTGACATACAGTAAGAGCTATGCATGggtttgtcaaataaataaaataaattaaaaattttaaagtcaactcAAAACATAGCTCAAACATAGTTCTCTTCAATAACCCCGCACCAGTCTAGCTACTGTGCCCTATGCTAAAACTAACTAGCTGCCTGCATCCACTCTTACCCCTCTAATCTGTTTGCTACACAGTAGCCAGAATGAGTTTTCCAAGCAAATCTATTCATGAAACCTCTTCTCTCCGACCCTCATTGCTTCCTGATGCTTTGAAAGTCCAGATCTAAAGTGTTAACGTGCCCCCCAGGCTCTCCACGGGCTAGCCCCATTCACTGCCTACCTGCTTACGTGTGGTACCTACTCCCTGGCTTCCTGTATGGCCGACCCCCTAGCCTTTCAGGTTCTCACTCTCTTCTGCCTGTCCACATTCTATGTCTTCTATGTAGATGACTCTTCCTACTCTCCCTGAATTCACCTAGCtaacattcattcatcattccAATCTTACCTCAGAGGCcccttcctcagggaagccttccctgattgcCCTGTACTGGTCTAGTACCCCATCACACACCCCTACAACACATCTCCACTGCACTTTCCCCAGAACTGTACTTTTATGTTCAATTGTGTGCTTGTGTGGTTACTACCGGAGGAacctgattttttgtttttgtttttgtctttgttttgttttgttttgttcaagtAAGCTCCACCTCCAATgtagaacttgaactcacgaccctgatatcaagagttgcatgttctatagggtgcctggtagctcagtcggttaagcatctgactcttgatttcagctcaggtcttgatctcagggttgtgagttcaagcccctcactggatTCCATGCTGGGTGtcaagcctattaaaaaaaaaaaaaaaaagaggggcacctgggtggctcagttggttaagcatctgactcttggtttcggctcaggtcatgatctcatggttcatgagttcaagccccacaccagggtctgtgctgacagtacggagcctgcctgggattctgtctctccctccctctctgcccctcctctgctctgtgtgtctctcaaaataaataaacttaaaaaaaaaaaaagagttacacgctctatgactgagccagccaggtgccccctgtctgtttttatatacttttggATCTCCAGCACCCAGCAAAGTGCCGGGCACATAGTAGGCTCAATACATGAATTAATGGCTGCTTTGGTGGCAGGAAGGTGAATGAGCAGACTGTTTCCCTAAGGCTTACAGTGGGGTCTCTGATTGCAACCTCTTACTCTCACACCCCGCCCAAGGTTGTCACAGTTCATATGTGTACCCTAGTCCATGTTTCTCACACAATTCCAGGCTTCTCTGACCAGTCACCTGTAAAGCTCAGAGCCCTCTCTGGATACTCACATGGAACATATTTCGACTTCTCAGGGATGGTCTAAGACCAGGCTGGGCTCTACATAGAGTACTGTGGCTGCTGTACCTCCAGACCTGGACTAGGATTGAGATTGCTTTGAGTCttcagggcggggggtgggggggtgggggggtccctgGAAAGACCTGTGGTCCCAGCATGCTCCCTAGCACCCATCTCCCTTCTGTGCTTGTAAATTGCCCTATGGAGTCTCTTAgtggcctcctccctcccttccaaatATCCTGGCCTAGGACTCTGCTAGAAAGGTAAAGTCTGACTCAGCACCTTCCCCGTGTTCTCCCTAGGCCTGACCACCCCACAGCTGCAATTTTAGACCTGGAAATCAGAGGGGAAGGTAGGTGAAGGGAAGCTCCTGTTGGATGAGAATGGGGATCTAAGAGTTCCTCCTTCCTAGATGATGGCGTACAGCAGGAATACTGCCAAGTTACCTACCCAGGCGAAGGCCACGCAGGTGGGATACATGGGGGAGGAGGCTGGCACGGAGGTATGGTAGCGGCAGAGCATCACCAGGCTGGCCAAGCCGTTGAGGAAAGAGGCCATGGCAGAAGCTGGCTCTTGGAAGAACAGGAACCGGGAGAAGGGCCACTGAAAAGGGAGCACATGGAGGGGGCCTGAGCAGCAAGCAACCCCCAGCTAGCCCAACATGCTTTTCCTTGACATGCCACATCAACAGGTCCTCAGTTGGATCCTTAGCTCTCGTCCTCGGCCAAAGCCTCACGTATAGTCCCTCTTTGGGTCAATGAGCTCTCCTCCAGTCCTTAGCTGAAGGCCATCCCTCTATCTTGGCCAGCACTCACAGCACTATAAGCCTGGTTTCTGGGAAGAACAGATGGGCCAGTGTAGACGGCTCAGTATGGTCTGGTAGAAACAGCCTAGACTTGCCATCAGGAAGACAGAGATCCTAGTATACTCCTTCTCTACCACTGACCACaggcctctgagcctcagcttacTCTGACAAATTGGGGAAAATAATTCTTGCCAACCTCAATAGTCCAGAACAAAATCATAGTGGATGAAAAAGCACCAGCAAACCATGACTCACTGGGCAATCTCAGGGGGTATTACTATTTTAATCTGAACTTCTactggaaaagcaaaagacagcATGCTGTGGAGGGTCAGAAAATTTGTCCTCATAGCAAGGACATTCAACCACCCTAAGAACTCCAGCATGGCTGAGACCACAAAGCTTCCCAGATCTTGTTATTCCAAATCTAGAGCCAGGATACATTGGTTCCATCTGATTATATGAAAACCAGCAGATTTTGAGAACAGGTACCCGCCCCAAACACACGCCCATCACCCCACAGCTCAGACTGCTTGGATGGTGTGGTCTAACTGGGGGGTGTCTTACCCCTACCACACTGCCACCATACACTTATCCTGACCCTCCAACTCACCTTGCCATGGAACTGAGGCACTCTGTGACCTTCCTTGAGGTAGAGGCCAACAGTGACCCACATACACTCATACTTACAGTCGTCCTGACAGGTCCAGCCTGAAACAGAGAAATGTGACCTGGTGAACTCCTTATcatgggaggcacagagagggcagaTGGGACTCAAGCTCAAATGCAGGCTAAGAGGGCCTGCAGGGTGGAGAGGACCAGAAGAAATCTCAAAATGCTGGCTTCCCGCTAGGATGTATGAGAGATGGTAGAACATATACATAAGGGAAaagtatgtgtttgtgtgcatgtgttttagGGGATGGGGATGTGCAATGAGCAAACAgagatgtttttctcttctcctttcaccAAGATGGGAACTTCGGCATCTGGTGGACTCATTAGTGGATAGGTGGGTTTATGTTTGCTCTTCCTGAATTTAGGCTTTGCTCTCACTTGCCAGGTAAGAACTCTTGCCATCTTACCCCCGTCCTATGAAAATGAAGCCCAAATTCTTCACTCTGACTTTTGAGTCCCCAAAttccttttccagctttattttctATACTCCTTTTCAGGCACCCCGCACCCTGCTCCCTGAGTAAACCAAGCTACTGGATATGCCCTCATCTGCCCAGGGCCTCTACTCTCTCCGTTCGCTCTGGAACGCAAAGGGATAGTAAAGAGAACAAACTTGTAGTCGGACAGGCTACAACTGGAAATTCCACTttaccacttactggctgtgtgactttgggcagggcACTTAGCCTCTCCGAATTTCCCCATTGTAAAACTGGGTTAAGAGAAACTACCTTATAGGGCTGTGAAAATTAACTGACCTATTGTGACACCTGTCACACGACAGGTGACCACTATGGCCACAGGTCCAAATTTAATGTATCCATCTTGAAGCCCTTCCATCACAGAACGTTCCAAGATGATCACGGTCCCTACCCTCTCAAAGCAAGAAACGATTCCTTCCTGCCATATGCTCCTACTGCTTGCCCTAGGGTCCTCTAGTGCTCAAATCATCCTTTACCTTGCACTGGAGAAGGCTAATGTCCCTGTGCAGACTGTGACCCCGAACGGCAGGATGCTGGTCTGATTTCAGTGTCATTCTAGGGCCTGTACCCAGGAGTATTAAATAACTTCCCatttgactgaataaataaagtgaaacatGAAAGCTTCTGGGAAGGTAAGACCGTCTGATGATGCTCTAACCACCCTGGGGctccattcacacacacaaaaacggACCCCGGGGGAAGAAGGTAAGACTCAAAGGTTGTTTGGGGGCGCAAGGGGCGGAGCCAAGGCGAGGGGCGGGGCTTGATGCGGGGAGGGGCTTACCTGCTAGACTCATGTAGATTGGCTGGCGGGAGCGGAAGTGCCTCAGTGCGCCCCCTGAGCAGTTCCGCTCCTCGCACCGGTGCACGCAGTCGCGGTACACCGGCTCGCGGTCGCCCTGGGAGCCGCTTGCTAGTGCGGCTGCCCCAGCCAGCAGCATCAGCCGCGCGGTCCGCCCGGCCATCCCTTCAATCTGGCCCTCCGCCGGCGGAGCAGCTTAAGAGCCTTCACTTCCGGAGCAACAGGAAGTGCCTTGTGTTCCTTATTCTGCTCTCCGGTGACGTCCACCCACTTTAAATAAAAGTTCCCGGATTTCTGTGGGCGCCTGCCCCGCCCCTCGTCTTACTGTCATCTGCATATATCGAGGCGGCAGGGTTAAGGGAAGGGGGTCGCCAGGTGGCTTAAGGAGCAAAATaaattgttggggtttttttttttcttttttctatcaatATACGTCTTGTTTCTTCTCCATGGTCTCTTTATTTGAAGTACGGTTATTATTCTTTCACCAGCCCCCCCGTCGGGTTTCGCTTCCTAGTGCACCTGGAACTGCCCATGTCTTTCCCCATCTCCCCTGGCACCACCCTGGTTAAAGACATCACCATCATCTGTCGCCGGGACTGCCGCAGTAGTCCCTTTCCGAGTCTCCCGGAAGGGAGACTTTTGTCTCCTCCTACCTTTGTCCTCTCCAGTCCGCGTTCCGTTTCCAAATTCAAATTTGACCCTGTCACTTTTGTTCTTAAAATTCTTTACTGGCTCCCAAGTACCTCAGGATAAAATCATGACTCCAC from Panthera leo isolate Ple1 chromosome E1, P.leo_Ple1_pat1.1, whole genome shotgun sequence carries:
- the PGAP3 gene encoding post-GPI attachment to proteins factor 3 isoform X3, whose product is MAGRTARLMLLAGAAALASGSQGDREPVYRDCVHRCEERNCSGGALRHFRSRQPIYMSLAGWTCQDDCKYECMWVTVGLYLKEGHRVPQFHGKWPFSRFLFFQEPASAMASFLNGLASLVMLCRYHTSVPASSPMYPTCVAFAWVSLNAWFWSTVFHTKDTDLTEKMDYFCASTVILHSVYLCCVRKCCPGHGPPST